The proteins below are encoded in one region of Pseudomonas sp. SCB32:
- a CDS encoding NAD(P)H-hydrate dehydratase: MTHPHDDLPEHLYIAQQVRDLDARLIAAGTPGFELMRRAAHATWRALRRHWPDAGEITVLAGHGNNAGDGYLIAALALRAGWRVRVLAVGDTSRLVGDAASAHGEARVAGVDIVVWSDHTQLRGVLVDALLGTGLGGTVREPYASAIAAINASGLPVLAVDIPSGLSTDTGQVLGCAVRAHLTVTFIGLKLGLFTANGPDQCGELEFDGLDADPALIPDDCVALRLTPASLTHLASRPKSAHKGQFGHALVIGGDTGMGGAVLLAAESALRCGAGLVSLATRAAHVPAALARRPELMARGVSSSAELLRLAERASVLVVGPGVGREGWGRVLVSAAASLERVQAWDADALNLLAEGLVSRPAGDWVMTPHPAEAARLLGISIAEVQADRPKAAHALAQRYQAVVVLKGVGSLVAAPDGRLALCSHGHPAMAGAGLGDVLSGILGALLAQGMPCFDAACLAVWLHARAGEALGSQGRGLAATDLIPAVRQLLEEHSPCLK; this comes from the coding sequence ATGACGCACCCTCACGACGACCTTCCTGAACACCTCTACATCGCGCAACAGGTGCGCGATCTCGACGCGCGCCTGATCGCTGCCGGAACGCCCGGCTTCGAATTGATGCGCCGCGCCGCCCATGCCACCTGGCGTGCCTTGCGCCGGCACTGGCCGGACGCGGGCGAGATCACCGTGCTGGCCGGCCACGGCAACAATGCCGGCGATGGCTACCTGATTGCCGCCCTGGCCCTGCGTGCCGGCTGGCGCGTACGGGTGCTGGCGGTGGGCGATACCTCGCGCCTGGTCGGCGACGCTGCGTCCGCCCACGGCGAGGCGCGGGTAGCGGGTGTGGATATCGTAGTCTGGAGCGACCACACGCAGTTGCGCGGCGTGCTGGTCGACGCCTTGCTGGGCACCGGCCTTGGCGGCACGGTGCGCGAACCCTATGCCTCGGCCATTGCCGCGATCAATGCCAGTGGCCTGCCGGTGCTGGCGGTGGACATTCCTTCCGGCCTGAGCACGGATACCGGCCAGGTGCTGGGCTGCGCCGTTCGCGCCCATCTGACCGTGACCTTCATCGGTCTCAAGCTGGGACTCTTTACCGCGAACGGGCCGGATCAGTGCGGCGAGCTGGAGTTCGATGGTCTGGACGCCGATCCGGCGTTGATCCCCGATGACTGCGTTGCACTCCGTCTCACCCCCGCATCTTTAACTCACCTGGCGTCGCGCCCGAAATCCGCGCACAAGGGCCAGTTCGGTCACGCACTGGTGATCGGCGGCGACACCGGCATGGGGGGTGCCGTGCTGCTGGCGGCCGAGAGCGCGCTGCGCTGTGGTGCCGGACTGGTTTCCCTGGCGACTCGTGCGGCCCATGTGCCCGCCGCCCTGGCCCGTCGACCGGAGCTGATGGCGCGCGGTGTGTCCTCCTCGGCCGAACTGCTGCGCCTGGCCGAGCGGGCCAGTGTGCTGGTGGTGGGGCCGGGGGTTGGCCGCGAAGGTTGGGGGCGCGTACTGGTCAGCGCCGCGGCCAGCCTGGAGCGTGTCCAGGCCTGGGACGCCGATGCGCTCAATCTGCTCGCGGAGGGACTGGTGTCCCGGCCCGCCGGTGACTGGGTGATGACTCCGCATCCCGCCGAGGCCGCACGGCTGCTCGGAATCTCCATCGCCGAAGTCCAGGCCGACCGGCCGAAGGCGGCCCACGCGCTGGCGCAGCGTTACCAGGCGGTGGTGGTGCTCAAGGGCGTCGGCAGTCTGGTGGCCGCGCCCGACGGCCGGCTGGCGCTGTGCAGTCATGGCCATCCCGCCATGGCCGGTGCTGGGTTGGGCGATGTGCTTTCCGGCATTCTCGGTGCGCTGCTGGCGCAGGGGATGCCTTGTTTCGATGCCGCCTGCCTGGCGGTCTGGCTGCACGCCCGTGCCGGTGAGGCGCTCGGCTCGCAGGGCCGCGGCCTGGCCGCTACCGATCTGATCCCTGCCGTTCGTCAGTTGCTCGAGGAGCACAGCCCATGCCTGAAGTGA
- the amiB gene encoding N-acetylmuramoyl-L-alanine amidase AmiB, whose translation MGWGLRLRALFTGMTVLLAMIAGEAFAATQIKSVRIWRAPDNTRLVFDLSGPVQHSLFTLSAPNRIVVDINGAQMSAALDKLKLNNTPITSVRAAQRSSTDLRLVLDLKKPVTPKSFVLAPNQQYGNRLVVDLYDQGADIAPEVPATPTPNVPAAPVSPVQAVTKIPAPSSGGKRDIVIAIDAGHGGEDPGALGPNGLHEKNITLAIARELQRQINQMKGFRAELTRTGDYFIPLRGRTAIARKKGADLFVSIHADAAPSSSAFGASVFALSDRGATSETARWLADSENRSDLIGGDGAVNLDDKDKMLAGVLLDLSMTATMSSSLDVGHKVLTNVGRVTSLHKRRVEQAGFMVLKSPDIPSILVETGFISNPNESQKLASSSHQQALARSIAGGVRQYFVQTPPPGTYIASLRDGGQLPTGPREHVVRSGDSLAMIASRYDVSPASIRSANSLKSDELKVGQVLKIPGTSLASQQ comes from the coding sequence ATGGGTTGGGGGTTGCGCCTGCGGGCGTTGTTCACGGGGATGACTGTTTTGCTGGCAATGATTGCCGGCGAGGCTTTTGCCGCCACGCAAATCAAGAGCGTCCGCATCTGGCGGGCTCCAGACAACACCCGGCTGGTGTTCGATCTTTCCGGTCCGGTGCAGCACAGCCTGTTCACGCTGAGCGCGCCCAACCGCATCGTCGTCGATATCAACGGCGCGCAGATGTCCGCCGCGCTGGACAAGCTCAAGCTCAATAACACGCCGATCACCTCGGTGCGCGCGGCCCAGCGCTCATCCACCGATCTGCGCCTGGTGCTCGACCTGAAAAAACCGGTCACACCCAAGAGCTTCGTGCTGGCGCCGAACCAGCAGTACGGCAACCGCCTCGTCGTCGACCTGTACGACCAGGGCGCCGACATTGCGCCGGAAGTCCCGGCTACGCCGACGCCGAATGTGCCGGCAGCGCCGGTCAGCCCGGTGCAAGCGGTCACCAAGATTCCCGCGCCCAGCAGCGGCGGCAAGCGCGACATCGTCATCGCCATCGACGCCGGCCACGGCGGCGAAGACCCCGGCGCCTTGGGGCCGAATGGCTTGCACGAAAAGAACATCACCCTGGCGATCGCCCGTGAATTGCAGCGGCAGATCAACCAGATGAAAGGCTTCCGCGCGGAACTCACCCGTACCGGCGACTACTTCATCCCGCTGCGTGGGCGTACCGCCATCGCGCGCAAGAAGGGCGCCGACCTGTTCGTCTCCATCCATGCCGACGCCGCTCCCAGCAGCAGCGCCTTCGGAGCCTCGGTGTTCGCCCTGTCCGACCGCGGCGCGACGTCCGAAACCGCGCGCTGGCTGGCCGATAGCGAAAACCGTTCCGACCTGATCGGCGGTGACGGAGCGGTGAACCTGGACGACAAGGACAAGATGCTTGCCGGCGTGCTGCTCGACCTGTCGATGACCGCCACCATGTCCTCCAGCCTCGACGTCGGCCACAAGGTGCTGACCAATGTCGGCCGGGTGACCTCGCTGCACAAGCGCCGCGTGGAGCAGGCCGGCTTCATGGTGCTGAAGTCGCCGGATATCCCGTCGATCCTGGTGGAAACCGGCTTCATCTCCAACCCGAACGAGTCGCAGAAGCTCGCCAGCAGCTCGCACCAGCAGGCGCTGGCGCGCTCGATTGCCGGCGGTGTTCGCCAGTACTTCGTACAGACGCCGCCGCCGGGCACCTATATCGCCTCGCTGCGCGACGGCGGCCAACTGCCCACCGGCCCGCGCGAGCACGTCGTGCGCAGCGGCGACAGCCTGGCCATGATCGCCAGCCGCTATGACGTCAGCCCGGCCTCCATCCGCAGTGCCAACTCGCTCAAGAGCGACGAGCTGAAAGTCGGCCAGGTGCTGAAGATCCCCGGCACGTCCCTGGCGTCCCAGCAATGA
- the queG gene encoding tRNA epoxyqueuosine(34) reductase QueG, producing MHDSTLDYEHLARSIKDWGRELGFQQVGIAGLDLEEHGAHLQRWLEAGYHGEMDYMGAHGSKRWRPDELVPGTLRVISLRMDYLPGDTRMAQVLGNPEKAYVSRYALGRDYHKLIRKRLQQLAERIQQHIGPFGFRAFVDSAPVLEKAIAEQSGLGWIGKNTLVLNRKAGSYFFLGELFTDLPLPVDPPHGTEHCGRCSACMDICPTAAFVAPYVLDARRCISYLTIELKGSIPADLRPLIGNRVFGCDDCQMVCPWNRFARATDQGDFQPRHSLDNAALAELFLWTEEEFLSRTEGSPLRRAGYERWLRNLAVGLGNAPSTIPVIEALRARREFPSELVREHVAWALARHNA from the coding sequence ATGCACGATTCGACGCTCGACTATGAACACCTCGCCCGCTCCATCAAGGATTGGGGGCGTGAACTCGGCTTCCAGCAGGTCGGCATCGCCGGGCTCGACCTGGAGGAGCATGGCGCGCACCTGCAGCGCTGGCTGGAAGCGGGCTACCACGGCGAGATGGACTACATGGGCGCCCACGGCAGCAAGCGCTGGCGGCCGGACGAACTGGTGCCCGGCACGCTGCGGGTGATCTCGCTGCGCATGGACTATCTGCCGGGCGACACCCGCATGGCGCAGGTGCTGGGCAATCCGGAGAAGGCCTATGTCTCGCGCTACGCCTTGGGCCGCGACTATCACAAGCTGATCCGCAAACGCCTGCAGCAATTGGCCGAGCGCATCCAGCAGCACATCGGTCCGTTCGGCTTCCGCGCCTTCGTCGACAGCGCGCCGGTGCTGGAAAAGGCCATCGCCGAGCAGTCGGGCCTGGGCTGGATCGGCAAGAACACCCTGGTGCTCAACCGCAAGGCGGGCAGCTACTTCTTCCTCGGCGAGCTGTTCACCGACCTGCCGCTGCCGGTTGACCCGCCTCACGGCACGGAACACTGCGGACGCTGCTCGGCCTGCATGGACATCTGCCCGACAGCAGCCTTCGTCGCGCCCTACGTGCTGGATGCGCGGCGCTGTATTTCCTACCTGACCATCGAACTGAAGGGTTCAATCCCGGCGGATCTACGCCCATTGATCGGCAACCGCGTATTCGGCTGCGACGACTGCCAGATGGTCTGTCCGTGGAATCGTTTCGCCCGCGCCACCGACCAGGGTGACTTCCAGCCGCGCCACAGCCTGGACAATGCCGCGCTGGCCGAGCTGTTCCTGTGGACGGAAGAGGAATTCCTCAGCCGCACCGAAGGCTCGCCGTTGCGGCGTGCGGGGTATGAACGCTGGCTGCGGAACCTGGCCGTAGGGCTGGGGAATGCGCCTTCCACCATTCCAGTGATCGAGGCGCTGCGTGCGCGGCGGGAGTTCCCGTCGGAACTGGTGCGCGAGCATGTGGCGTGGGCGCTGGCGCGCCACAACGCCTGA
- the motB gene encoding flagellar motor protein MotB: MDNNQPIIVKRVKRYAAGHHGGGWKIAFADFATAMMAFFLVLWLLSSATPEQKKAISGYFQDPIGFTESASPYVIDLGGTPTPAPDKTLNPQIQAQPEADETRISPEDEAKVNAEQAENIAEKLEKERLELLLQELQNKVDENPTLKRFKDQILFEITQDGLRIQIVDSDNRPMFDLGSARLQPYFEDILLALAETIKQVPNKISISGHTDAKPYAGNGDFGNWELSANRANAARRALEAGGYPDAQIARVVGYASSALFDRDKPLNPVNRRIDIIVLTKKAQRAIEGQDGSTDKPADGAATPGAVVPKGGAAAQPAAGQAAPLAPDQLKQKLNLFDDGGSLKLDELNKQQ, encoded by the coding sequence ATGGATAACAACCAACCGATCATAGTCAAGCGCGTCAAGCGCTATGCCGCCGGTCACCATGGCGGTGGATGGAAGATCGCCTTCGCCGACTTCGCCACCGCCATGATGGCGTTCTTCCTGGTGCTCTGGCTGTTGTCCTCGGCTACGCCGGAGCAGAAGAAGGCCATTTCCGGCTACTTCCAGGACCCGATCGGTTTCACCGAAAGCGCCAGTCCCTATGTGATCGACCTGGGCGGCACGCCGACGCCCGCGCCGGACAAGACCCTGAACCCGCAGATCCAGGCGCAGCCCGAGGCGGACGAAACCCGCATCAGCCCGGAGGACGAGGCCAAGGTCAACGCCGAGCAGGCGGAGAACATCGCCGAGAAGCTGGAGAAGGAGCGGCTGGAACTGTTGCTGCAGGAGCTGCAGAACAAGGTCGACGAGAACCCCACGCTCAAGCGCTTCAAGGACCAGATCCTGTTCGAGATCACCCAGGACGGCCTGCGCATCCAGATCGTCGACTCGGACAACCGACCGATGTTCGACCTGGGCAGCGCGCGCCTGCAGCCTTACTTCGAGGACATCCTGCTGGCGCTGGCCGAGACCATCAAGCAGGTGCCGAACAAGATCAGCATCAGCGGTCACACCGATGCCAAGCCCTACGCCGGCAATGGCGACTTCGGCAACTGGGAGCTCTCGGCCAACCGCGCCAACGCCGCGCGGCGTGCGCTGGAGGCGGGCGGTTATCCGGATGCGCAGATCGCCCGCGTGGTCGGCTACGCGTCTTCGGCACTGTTCGACCGTGACAAGCCGCTGAACCCGGTGAACCGCCGCATCGACATCATCGTCCTGACCAAGAAGGCCCAGCGTGCCATCGAGGGGCAGGATGGCAGTACCGACAAGCCCGCCGATGGTGCCGCTACGCCGGGTGCTGTGGTGCCCAAGGGCGGCGCTGCGGCCCAGCCGGCGGCCGGGCAGGCTGCTCCGCTTGCGCCGGATCAGCTCAAGCAGAAGCTCAACCTGTTCGACGACGGTGGTTCGCTGAAGCTCGACGAATTGAACAAGCAGCAGTGA
- the orn gene encoding oligoribonuclease yields MQNPQNLIWIDLEMTGLDPDKDVIIEMATIATDSNLNILEEGPVIAVHQSEALLAGMDEWNTRQHGQSGLTQRVRESTISAAEAEAMTLAFLEKWVPKRSSPICGNSICQDRRFLYRHMPKLEGFFHYRNLDVSTLKELAARWAPQVRDGFKKGNTHLALDDIRESIAELRYYREHFIKV; encoded by the coding sequence ATGCAGAACCCACAGAACCTGATCTGGATCGACCTGGAAATGACCGGTCTGGACCCGGACAAGGACGTCATCATCGAGATGGCGACCATCGCCACCGACAGCAACCTCAATATCCTCGAGGAAGGCCCGGTGATCGCGGTGCACCAGAGTGAAGCGCTGCTCGCCGGCATGGACGAGTGGAACACCCGCCAGCACGGCCAGTCCGGCCTGACCCAGCGCGTGCGCGAAAGCACCATCTCCGCGGCGGAAGCCGAAGCCATGACCCTGGCCTTCCTGGAGAAGTGGGTGCCCAAGCGCAGCTCGCCGATCTGCGGCAACAGCATCTGCCAGGACCGCCGCTTCCTCTATCGGCACATGCCGAAGCTGGAAGGCTTCTTCCACTACCGCAACCTGGACGTCTCCACCCTCAAGGAACTGGCCGCGCGCTGGGCCCCGCAGGTGCGTGACGGCTTCAAGAAGGGCAACACCCACCTGGCCCTGGACGACATCCGCGAGTCCATCGCCGAGCTGCGCTACTACCGCGAGCACTTCATCAAGGTGTAA
- the motA gene encoding flagellar motor stator protein MotA has product MSKIIGIIVILGSVLGGYLLSGGKIAAIIQPFELLIIGGAALGAFLQANPGSTFMTVLKKAPKMFSNRFTHTFYLEVLGMLYEVLNKSRREGMMAIEADVEDPGASPIFSKYPAVLKDDRMTAYICDYLRIMSSGNMAPHELEGLFDMELGSLKEHLEHPAHAVTRVADGLPGFGIVAAVLGIVITMALLGQGSQAEIGHHVAAALVGTFLGILAAYGFVGPLSNALEHDAKEELNLYEAIKACLVASASGMPPSLAVEFGRKVLLPAHRPSFAELEQAVRGR; this is encoded by the coding sequence ATGTCAAAAATCATCGGCATCATCGTCATCCTGGGCAGTGTGCTCGGCGGGTATCTGCTCTCCGGCGGCAAGATCGCGGCCATCATCCAGCCGTTCGAATTGCTGATCATCGGCGGCGCCGCGCTGGGCGCCTTCCTCCAGGCGAACCCGGGCAGCACCTTCATGACGGTGCTGAAGAAGGCGCCGAAGATGTTCAGCAACCGCTTCACCCACACCTTCTACCTGGAGGTGCTGGGCATGCTCTACGAGGTGCTCAACAAGAGCCGTCGCGAGGGCATGATGGCGATCGAGGCGGACGTCGAGGATCCGGGTGCCAGCCCGATCTTCAGCAAGTACCCGGCGGTGCTGAAGGATGACCGGATGACCGCGTACATCTGCGATTACCTGCGCATCATGTCCTCCGGCAACATGGCGCCCCACGAGCTGGAAGGCCTGTTCGACATGGAGCTGGGCAGCCTCAAGGAGCACCTGGAGCATCCCGCCCATGCGGTGACCCGCGTCGCCGACGGCCTGCCGGGCTTCGGTATCGTTGCCGCGGTGCTTGGCATCGTGATCACCATGGCCCTGCTCGGCCAGGGCAGCCAGGCGGAAATCGGTCACCACGTGGCCGCGGCGCTGGTGGGTACTTTCCTCGGTATTCTCGCGGCCTACGGTTTCGTCGGGCCGCTGTCCAACGCTCTGGAGCACGACGCCAAGGAAGAGCTGAACCTCTACGAAGCCATCAAGGCCTGCCTGGTGGCCTCCGCCTCGGGGATGCCGCCGTCGCTGGCCGTGGAATTCGGCCGCAAGGTGCTGCTGCCGGCGCATCGGCCCAGCTTTGCCGAGCTGGAGCAGGCTGTGCGCGGGCGCTAA
- the mutL gene encoding DNA mismatch repair endonuclease MutL encodes MSEVRRIQLLTPRLANQIAAGEVVERPASVIKELLENCLDAGARRIDVEVEQGGVKLLRVRDDGSGIPADDLPLALARHATSKIRELEDLERVMSLGFRGEALASISSVSRLTLTSRTADADQAWQVEVEGRDMESTVKPAAHPVGTSIEVRDLFFNTPARRKFLRAEKTEFDHLHEVIKRLALARFDVAFHLRHNGKTILSLHEAKDEASRARRVGAVCSAGFLEQAMPIEVERNGLHLWGWVGLPTFSRSQPDLQYFYVNGRMVRDKLVAHAVRQAYRDVLYNGRHPTFVLFFEVDPSVVDVNVHPTKHEVRFRDSRMVHDFLYGTLHRALAEVRPDDQLAPPGATTLTVPRPTGAEAGEFGPQGEMRLSETVLEAPAAARAWQPSPVSGGSGGYSYQPARPEMPPIQEAQGAYKAYFAPLPDQAPQALPESSQDVPPLGYALAQLKGIYILSENAHGLVLVDMHAAHERIMYERLKTAMASEGLRGQPLLVPESIAVSEREADCAEEHGSWFSRLGFELQRLGPETLAIRQIPALLKQAEATQLVRDVLADLLEYGTSDRIQAHLNELLGTMACHGAVRANRRLTLPEMNGLLRDMEITERSGQCNHGRPTWTQLGLDELDKLFLRGR; translated from the coding sequence ATGAGCGAGGTGCGCCGCATCCAGCTGCTGACTCCGCGGCTGGCTAACCAGATTGCCGCGGGCGAAGTGGTCGAACGCCCCGCCTCGGTCATCAAGGAACTGCTGGAAAACTGCCTTGACGCCGGTGCCAGGCGCATCGACGTCGAGGTCGAGCAGGGCGGCGTGAAGCTCCTGCGTGTGCGTGACGACGGCAGTGGCATCCCCGCCGACGACCTGCCGCTGGCCCTGGCGCGCCACGCCACCAGCAAGATTCGTGAGCTGGAAGACCTGGAACGGGTGATGAGCCTGGGCTTCCGCGGAGAAGCGCTGGCTTCGATCAGCTCCGTATCCCGTCTCACCCTGACTTCCCGCACTGCCGATGCCGACCAGGCCTGGCAGGTGGAGGTCGAGGGTCGCGACATGGAGTCCACGGTGAAGCCGGCGGCCCACCCGGTGGGCACCAGCATCGAAGTGCGTGACCTGTTCTTCAATACCCCGGCGCGCCGCAAGTTCCTGCGCGCGGAGAAGACCGAATTCGATCACCTGCACGAGGTCATCAAGCGGCTCGCTCTGGCGCGCTTCGACGTGGCTTTCCATCTGCGCCACAACGGCAAGACCATCCTCTCGCTGCATGAAGCCAAGGATGAAGCCTCCCGCGCCCGCCGCGTGGGCGCCGTGTGCAGCGCCGGCTTCCTCGAACAGGCCATGCCCATCGAGGTGGAGCGCAATGGCCTGCACCTGTGGGGTTGGGTCGGTCTGCCGACCTTCTCCCGCAGCCAGCCGGACCTGCAGTACTTCTATGTGAACGGCCGCATGGTGCGCGACAAGCTGGTCGCCCACGCCGTGCGCCAGGCCTACCGCGACGTGCTGTACAACGGCCGGCATCCGACCTTCGTACTGTTCTTCGAGGTCGACCCGTCGGTGGTGGACGTCAACGTGCACCCGACCAAGCACGAAGTGCGCTTCCGCGACAGCCGCATGGTCCACGACTTCCTCTACGGCACACTGCATCGGGCGCTGGCCGAGGTGCGGCCGGACGACCAGCTGGCGCCGCCGGGAGCGACCACTCTCACCGTGCCGCGCCCTACCGGCGCGGAAGCCGGCGAGTTCGGCCCACAGGGCGAGATGCGTCTGTCCGAGACCGTGCTGGAGGCTCCGGCCGCCGCACGTGCCTGGCAGCCGAGCCCGGTTTCCGGTGGTTCCGGTGGCTACAGCTACCAGCCGGCGCGCCCGGAAATGCCGCCGATCCAGGAAGCCCAGGGCGCCTACAAGGCCTATTTCGCTCCGCTGCCCGACCAGGCGCCCCAGGCGCTGCCGGAAAGCAGCCAGGACGTGCCGCCGCTGGGCTATGCCCTGGCGCAGCTCAAGGGCATCTACATTCTCTCGGAGAACGCCCACGGCCTGGTTCTGGTGGATATGCACGCCGCCCACGAGCGCATCATGTACGAGCGCCTGAAGACCGCCATGGCCAGCGAAGGCCTGCGTGGCCAGCCGCTGCTGGTGCCGGAGTCCATCGCCGTCAGCGAGCGCGAGGCGGATTGTGCTGAGGAACACGGCAGCTGGTTCTCCAGGCTGGGCTTCGAGCTGCAGCGGCTCGGCCCGGAAACCCTGGCGATCCGCCAGATTCCCGCGCTGCTCAAGCAGGCCGAGGCCACCCAGTTGGTGCGCGACGTGCTCGCTGATCTGCTGGAGTACGGCACCAGCGACCGCATCCAGGCGCACCTCAACGAACTGCTCGGCACCATGGCCTGCCACGGCGCCGTGCGCGCCAACCGTCGCCTGACCCTGCCGGAGATGAACGGCCTGCTGCGCGACATGGAGATCACCGAGCGCAGCGGCCAGTGCAACCACGGCCGGCCGACCTGGACGCAACTCGGACTCGACGAACTGGACAAGCTGTTCCTGCGCGGACGTTGA
- the rsgA gene encoding small ribosomal subunit biogenesis GTPase RsgA: MAKRHLTRRQSWRIEKVQEERAARAAKRESRALEELEGGDLGPEQTGQVIAHFGVQVEVEALEGDHVGQVFRCHLRANLPTLVTGDQVVWRPGNQGIGVIVAQLPRSSELCRPDMRGVLKPVAANVDRIVIVFAPRPEPHANLIDRYLVAAEHAGIKPLLLMNKADLIDEENSAFIDNLLGTYRELGYPLLEVSAFNGLAMDALRAALNEHVSVFVGQSGVGKSSLVNALLPGVDTRVGDLSEVTGKGTHTTTTARLFHFPAGGDLIDSPGIREFGLVHVSRDDVEAGFIEFHDLLGHCRFRDCKHDREPGCALLKALEDGRVSPQRMASYRHILASLPEDEY; the protein is encoded by the coding sequence ATGGCCAAGCGTCACCTCACCCGCCGGCAGAGCTGGCGGATCGAAAAAGTCCAGGAAGAACGTGCTGCCCGCGCGGCCAAGCGCGAATCGCGCGCACTGGAAGAACTGGAAGGCGGCGACCTCGGACCGGAGCAGACCGGCCAGGTGATCGCCCACTTCGGGGTGCAGGTGGAAGTCGAGGCGCTGGAAGGCGACCACGTCGGCCAAGTGTTCCGTTGCCACCTGCGCGCCAACTTGCCGACATTGGTGACCGGTGATCAGGTGGTCTGGCGCCCGGGCAACCAGGGCATCGGCGTGATCGTCGCGCAGCTGCCACGCAGCTCCGAGCTGTGCCGCCCGGACATGCGCGGCGTGCTCAAGCCGGTGGCGGCCAATGTCGATCGCATCGTGATCGTCTTCGCGCCGCGTCCGGAGCCCCACGCCAACCTCATCGACCGCTATCTGGTAGCCGCCGAGCACGCCGGCATCAAGCCATTGCTGCTGATGAACAAGGCCGACCTGATCGACGAAGAGAACTCCGCCTTCATCGACAATCTGCTGGGCACCTACCGCGAACTGGGCTACCCGCTGCTGGAGGTCTCGGCCTTCAACGGCCTGGCGATGGACGCCCTGCGCGCCGCGCTGAACGAGCACGTCAGCGTGTTCGTCGGGCAGTCCGGCGTCGGCAAGTCGTCGCTGGTGAACGCACTGCTGCCGGGCGTCGATACCCGCGTCGGCGATCTCTCAGAAGTCACCGGCAAGGGCACCCACACCACCACCACCGCGCGGCTGTTCCACTTCCCCGCCGGCGGCGACCTGATCGACTCCCCCGGCATCCGCGAATTCGGTCTGGTCCACGTCAGCCGCGACGATGTGGAAGCCGGTTTCATCGAGTTCCACGACCTGCTCGGCCACTGCCGCTTCCGCGACTGCAAGCATGACCGCGAGCCAGGCTGCGCACTGCTGAAGGCATTGGAGGACGGGCGTGTCTCGCCGCAACGGATGGCCAGCTACCGGCACATCCTCGCCAGCCTGCCGGAAGACGAGTACTAA
- the tsaE gene encoding tRNA (adenosine(37)-N6)-threonylcarbamoyltransferase complex ATPase subunit type 1 TsaE codes for MPEVNLFAEGEEAMYDLGRRIAMATGGRGVIYLHGDLGAGKTTLSRGILRGLGHGGAVKSPTFTLVEPYEIGPVRAFHFDLYRLADPEELEFLGIRDYFEGDALCLIEWAERGTGILPKADMDITITPHAGGRMLRLIPQGTRGEAWCAALATGA; via the coding sequence ATGCCTGAAGTGAATCTGTTCGCCGAGGGCGAAGAGGCCATGTACGACCTCGGACGGCGCATCGCCATGGCGACCGGAGGGCGCGGCGTCATCTATCTGCATGGTGACCTGGGGGCGGGCAAGACCACGTTGTCGCGCGGCATTCTGCGGGGATTGGGGCACGGCGGAGCGGTGAAAAGTCCGACCTTCACCCTGGTGGAACCCTACGAAATCGGCCCTGTCCGTGCCTTCCACTTTGACCTGTACCGCCTCGCCGACCCGGAAGAACTGGAGTTCCTCGGCATTCGCGACTACTTCGAGGGGGATGCCCTGTGCCTGATCGAGTGGGCCGAACGGGGCACAGGCATTTTGCCAAAGGCCGACATGGACATTACCATTACTCCGCATGCGGGCGGTCGTATGCTACGCCTGATACCGCAAGGTACGCGGGGCGAAGCCTGGTGTGCCGCCCTGGCCACGGGAGCATGA